From the genome of Triticum aestivum cultivar Chinese Spring chromosome 3B, IWGSC CS RefSeq v2.1, whole genome shotgun sequence, one region includes:
- the LOC123069481 gene encoding espin: MEEESHCPLRWESTGDQWWYATPIDWAAASGHYDVVRELLHLDANLLIKLTSLRRIRRLESVWDDDMRFADAATNRASVARCLLLDCESRARPGGSRLIRAGYGGWLLYTAAAAGDAGFVRELLGRQPLLVFGEGEYGVTDVLYAAARSRHPEVFRMLLNAVLSSAGEDGAGGGAPSAATRGGYMFRREMMNRAMHAAARGGDLEILRELLQGCSDAAAYQDAQGATILHAAAARGQVEVVKYLIVAFDIVNSVDDQGNTALHIAAFRGHLPVVEALMTASPSLVSARNEVGDTFLHMALTGFRTLGFRRLDRQMELTKHLVAGSIMDVSDVINVQNDDGRTVLHLAVVGNLHSSLVELLMTVPSIDLNVRDNNGMTPLDLLRKQPQTASSEILIKELILAGGISNSRDHETRSAIASQLKMHHIVGSPGTSFRISDAEIFLHAGIDASGVSERTRTRTTSFSSVGKSAELGTLGPGLKRLNSMQSAARHLKVLLRWPLRKGKKSVGSPKESDDDASSVDSVKSWSHVETTPTPLRQRYSKVSSLFGNKRTLASPSMKMRSAADHTLPESPSVSASWSSSSLIDKIEAVHLDKDEPSPNATALIRHTPKKYGSLNSRLMNQYFGTAAQLGDSTSGQRSRRSLLSVV, encoded by the exons ATGGAGGAGGAATCCCACTGCCCGCTCCGGTGGGAGAGCACGGGCGACCAGTGGTGGTACGCCACGCCGATCGACTGGGCGGCCGCGAGCGGCCACTACGACGTCGTCAGGGAGCTGCTCCACCTGGACGCCAACCTCCTCATCAAGCTCACCTCCCTCCGCCGCATCCGCCGCCTCGAGTCCGTCTGGGACGACGACATGCGCTTCGCCGACGCCGCCACCAACCGCGCCTCCGTCGCCCGCTGCCTGCTCCTCGACTGCGAGTCCCGCGCTCGGCCTGGGGGGAGCCGCCTCATCCGGGCCGGCTACGGCGGCTGGCTGCTCTACACGGCGGCCGCGGCCGGGGACGCGGGCTTCGTGCGGGAGCTCCTCGGGAGGCAGCCCCTGCTGGTGTTCGGCGAGGGGGAGTACGGCGTGACCGACGTCCTCTACGCCGCCGCCAGGAGCAGGCACCCGGAGGTGTTCCGGATGCTGCTCAACGCCGTGCTGTCATCGGCCGGAGAAGACGGAGCTGGGGGAGGTGCTCCTTCTGCTGCCACTCGTGGGGGATACATGTTCAGGCGCGAGATGATGAACCGGGCAATGCACgccgcggcgaggggcggcgacctGGAGATCCTCAGGGAGCTCCTGCAGGGTTGCTCCGATGCCGCTGCGTACCAGGACGCGCAGGGCGCCACCATCTTGCACGCTGCGGCTGCAAGGGGCCAAGTTGAG GTGGTGAAGTATCTGATTGTGGCCTTCGATATCGTCAACTCTGTAGATGACCAAGGGAATACAGCGTTGCATATAGCAGCATTCCGAGGTCACTTACCGGTGGTCGAAGCCCTGATGACTGCATCACCATCACTTGTATCAGCTAGAAATGAAGTTGGTGACACGTTCCTCCATATGGCACTGACTGGCTTCAGAACTCTTGGCTTCCGAAGGCTTGATCGTCAGATGGAGCTCACGAAGCATCTGGTCGCTGGATCAATCATGGATGTCAGCGATGTCATCAACGTGCAAAACGACGATGGAAGGACCGTTCTTCACCTGGCAGTGGTTGGTAATCTGCACTCCAGCCTCGTTGAGCTCCTGATGACCGTGCCGTCGATCGACCTGAACGTCCGTGACAACAACGGCATGACTCCACTGGATTTACTGAGGAAGCAGCCGCAGACAGCATCATCCGAGATACTCATCAAGGAGCTGATTCTGGCCGGCGGTATCTCGAACTCGAGGGATCACGAGACGAGGTCCGCCATTGCTTCTCAGCTGAAGATGCACCACATTGTGGGCAGCCCGGGGACTTCTTTCAGGATCTCGGATGCTGAGATTTTCCTCCATGCGGGTATTGATGCGTCAGGCGTCAGTGAAAGAACGAGAACGAGAACGACCTCATTCTCTAGTGTTGGCAAGAGTGCCGAACTTGGAACCCTGGGACCTGGTCTTAAGAGGCTGAATTCCATGCAGAGCGCGGCAAGACACCTCAAGGTCCTGCTCAGATGGCCGCTTCGCAAGGGGAAGAAATCAGTCGGCAGCCCCAAGGAATCGGATGACGATGCCTCCTCGGTGGATTCTGTCAAGAGCTGGAGCCATGTGGAGACCACCCCGACACCGCTGAGGCAGAGGTACTCCAAGGTGAGCTCCCTGTTCGGCAACAAGCGAACCTTGGCAAGCCCATCAATGAAGATGAGGTCTGCAGCTGACCACACACTGCCTGAATCTCCTTCGGTTTCGGCCTCCTGGTCTTCGTCGTCGTTGATCGACAAGATCGAAGCAGTCCATCTGGACAAAGACGAACCATCACCCAATGCCACTGCGTTGATCAGGCACACACCAAAGAAATATGGATCTCTGAACAGTAGACTTATGAACCAGTACTTTGGCACTGCAGCGCAATTGGGGGATTCAACATCGGGGCAGCGGTCGAGACGATCGCTTCTATCAGTAGTCTGA